The proteins below are encoded in one region of Borrelia hispanica CRI:
- a CDS encoding AAA family ATPase — protein sequence MYNRRALNHLFFKSFLFFVERKHLFFTEEHIFYSLISDDEIRELLSLCALDFYSFNKILEEFFTKLPIRNADFYDHFFKMNDLYQEIIDTIFYYKKPYILQEKDLLWVLIRKRKNTILDALLKSGFSLDIFDKIMEIYDYLGSNLDLGFLENEKLLTNDLFNKGIDKYGGLNIFEEDYFKLEQDDDSLDENNLVDDFLVNVIDNLDPNLDTNPLIGRKKELYTLIQIMLRKHKSNPIVFGEPGVGKTILLQGLAYMIREGQVPQELIDCEVYSLDIGRLISGTRYRGDLEDRVNKLLDFLHFKKKVILFIDEIHMIVGAGATSFSNIDVSNLLKPILTLGKIKFIGATTKNEYKKFFLKDKALLRRFHGVELKEPSLEDTYHILKGAKEQYEKHHHVEYTDEAIWIAITMSKYIKDRALPDKAFDLLDGLGSKFKLEGNKKVITGDDVRDFVKYMVGTNIFNFDDYDQDLLMNLEHKIRSSMIIDEDILSELLLHIKLLRIKFFFKNSTLGIFILIGSSDVDKNKLACVLSEELNMPKLTLGMSEYCDFDGINRLIGPVYGSESYDEPTKFFRFLNKSLSSIIVLSDFDKSSKRVIDFFFEGFNTGRLFDSFGRSVSLAGSIIIMDINIEYRELDSIGFKNETVDIRSLLEKRFSNKLLDLVDHVFFFKPLSESDFTRVIIEEVNNFVKILKNEKIDLFFEEAVIGYFQKQIYENGLGIRGVRKIVIKEIGSLLIDDLILKKFKENDKIRIFLDETIKYELL from the coding sequence ATGTATAACAGAAGAGCTTTAAATCATTTGTTTTTTAAATCGTTTCTGTTTTTTGTGGAACGTAAGCATCTTTTTTTTACCGAAGAACATATCTTTTATAGTTTAATTAGTGATGATGAAATTAGAGAGTTGCTTAGTTTATGTGCACTTGATTTTTATAGTTTTAATAAAATTTTAGAAGAGTTTTTTACAAAACTTCCTATAAGAAATGCTGATTTTTATGATCATTTTTTCAAAATGAATGATTTATATCAAGAAATAATCGATACGATTTTTTATTATAAAAAACCTTATATATTACAAGAGAAAGATTTGTTATGGGTATTAATTAGGAAAAGAAAAAATACAATTTTAGATGCTTTATTAAAATCGGGTTTTAGTTTAGATATATTTGATAAAATAATGGAGATTTATGACTATTTAGGTTCAAATTTGGATTTAGGTTTTCTTGAAAATGAAAAATTGCTTACAAATGATCTTTTTAATAAAGGGATAGATAAATATGGAGGTTTAAATATTTTTGAGGAAGATTATTTTAAATTAGAACAAGATGATGATTCATTGGATGAGAACAATTTAGTTGATGATTTCTTAGTTAATGTTATTGATAATTTGGATCCAAATTTAGATACAAATCCTTTGATTGGTCGTAAAAAAGAATTATATACATTAATTCAAATAATGCTTCGTAAACATAAAAGTAATCCAATTGTATTTGGAGAGCCTGGGGTTGGAAAGACAATATTGCTTCAAGGACTTGCTTATATGATAAGAGAAGGTCAGGTGCCTCAGGAATTGATTGATTGTGAAGTTTATTCTCTTGATATTGGAAGACTTATATCTGGAACTAGGTATAGGGGAGATCTTGAAGATCGAGTTAACAAACTCTTAGATTTTTTGCATTTTAAAAAAAAGGTAATTCTTTTTATAGATGAAATTCATATGATAGTTGGAGCTGGTGCTACATCTTTTAGTAATATAGATGTTTCAAATTTATTAAAACCTATATTGACTTTGGGTAAAATAAAGTTTATTGGGGCTACTACCAAAAATGAATATAAAAAATTTTTTTTGAAAGACAAAGCTTTACTAAGAAGATTTCATGGCGTAGAACTTAAAGAACCAAGTTTAGAGGATACTTATCATATTTTGAAAGGGGCTAAGGAACAATATGAAAAACATCATCATGTTGAGTATACAGATGAGGCTATATGGATTGCAATTACTATGTCTAAATACATAAAAGATAGAGCTTTACCCGATAAAGCTTTTGATCTATTAGATGGTCTTGGCTCTAAATTTAAACTTGAGGGTAATAAAAAGGTTATAACAGGTGATGATGTTAGAGATTTTGTCAAGTATATGGTTGGAACCAATATTTTTAATTTTGATGATTATGATCAAGATTTACTAATGAATTTGGAACATAAGATAAGATCAAGTATGATAATTGATGAGGATATTTTATCTGAATTGCTTTTGCATATTAAACTTTTAAGAATTAAATTTTTCTTTAAAAATAGTACCCTTGGTATTTTCATTTTAATTGGATCTTCTGATGTAGATAAAAATAAACTTGCGTGTGTTTTATCAGAAGAACTTAATATGCCTAAACTTACTTTGGGAATGAGTGAATATTGTGATTTTGATGGTATTAATCGCTTGATAGGACCAGTATATGGTTCTGAATCTTATGATGAACCCACTAAATTCTTTAGATTTTTAAATAAGTCTTTAAGTTCAATTATTGTTTTGTCAGATTTTGATAAGTCTTCTAAGAGGGTTATAGATTTTTTTTTTGAAGGATTTAATACAGGTAGACTTTTTGATAGTTTTGGTAGAAGTGTAAGTTTGGCAGGTAGCATTATAATCATGGATATTAATATAGAATATAGAGAACTTGATAGTATTGGATTTAAAAATGAAACTGTTGATATCAGAAGTTTATTAGAAAAACGTTTTTCTAATAAACTTCTAGACTTAGTAGATCATGTTTTTTTCTTTAAACCTTTAAGTGAAAGTGATTTTACAAGGGTGATTATTGAAGAGGTGAATAATTTTGTTAAAATACTAAAAAATGAAAAAATCGATCTTTTTTTTGAAGAGGCTGTTATTGGTTATTTTCAAAAACAAATTTATGAGAATGGGCTTGGAATTAGGGGTGTGCGTAAAATTGTGATTAAAGAAATTGGAAGTTTATTGATTGATGATTTGATTTTGAAAAAATTTAAAGAAAATGATAAGATTAGGATTTTTCTAGACGAGACGATTAAGTATGAGTTATTATAA
- a CDS encoding PTS transporter subunit EIIB — protein MNKETIETSEHILECFGGITNIKQVVKDLTRIKILVDSNSLVKRENLTKNKNIIGAIKSNEVTEIVMNFAIIDDVYTNIIYMMNKKK, from the coding sequence ATGAATAAAGAAACAATAGAAACATCAGAACATATTTTAGAATGCTTTGGGGGAATTACAAATATAAAACAAGTAGTTAAAGATTTAACTAGAATAAAAATATTAGTTGACAGTAATTCTTTAGTTAAGAGAGAAAATTTAACAAAAAATAAAAATATCATAGGAGCAATTAAGTCAAACGAAGTTACAGAAATTGTAATGAATTTTGCAATAATTGATGATGTTTACACTAACATAATATATATGATGAATAAAAAAAAATAA
- a CDS encoding NAD(P)H-dependent glycerol-3-phosphate dehydrogenase, translating into MKISIVGAGAWGTAVAKVLADKFKDTVLIWSFEEDVRESINNSHENTKYLKGIKLPDNLVASSDLLDVVSKSDYVFVVTPSLYTLNVLNKLKSMLTTKKFNLAILTKGFITIDDKPCTIVEVAEGVLREYKDEITYIAGPSHAEEVGLGIITGLVAASKNKANAFEFINLFSGTSISMFYSYDILGVQVASALKNIFAIAFGILDECKIKDPNLIGNNTESFLFSVSLNDMKNIAFKLGTCNEETFLFLAGSGDLDVTCRSIFGRNRRFGREIVGKNILEGFRDIDDLISNINTIGYLPEGLIAAREVALLFKFLGISSDYQNLAMIVYKILNKELKPESVIDYIKNFKF; encoded by the coding sequence ATGAAAATATCTATCGTAGGAGCAGGGGCTTGGGGTACTGCTGTTGCTAAAGTTTTGGCTGATAAGTTTAAGGATACTGTTTTAATATGGTCTTTTGAGGAAGATGTTAGAGAGAGTATTAATAATAGTCATGAGAATACTAAGTATTTAAAAGGCATTAAATTGCCAGATAATTTGGTTGCAAGTTCTGATTTACTTGATGTTGTAAGTAAATCAGATTATGTTTTTGTTGTAACACCTTCTCTTTATACTTTGAATGTTTTAAATAAATTGAAAAGTATGCTTACTACTAAGAAGTTTAATCTGGCAATACTAACAAAAGGTTTTATAACAATTGATGATAAACCTTGTACTATTGTAGAAGTTGCAGAAGGTGTTTTAAGAGAATATAAGGATGAAATTACTTATATTGCAGGACCAAGTCATGCTGAGGAAGTTGGACTTGGAATTATTACGGGACTTGTTGCTGCTAGTAAGAATAAAGCCAATGCTTTTGAATTTATTAATTTATTTAGTGGTACTTCTATTTCTATGTTTTATAGTTATGATATTCTTGGTGTTCAGGTGGCATCAGCTTTAAAAAATATATTTGCCATTGCCTTTGGGATTTTGGATGAATGTAAAATTAAAGATCCAAATTTGATAGGTAATAATACAGAGTCTTTTTTATTTTCTGTTTCTTTAAATGACATGAAAAATATTGCATTTAAGCTTGGAACTTGCAATGAGGAAACATTTTTGTTTCTAGCTGGTTCTGGAGATTTAGATGTTACGTGTAGGAGTATTTTTGGCAGAAATAGAAGATTTGGTCGTGAAATCGTTGGCAAAAATATTTTGGAGGGATTTAGAGATATAGATGATCTAATAAGTAACATTAATACAATTGGTTATTTGCCTGAAGGATTGATTGCTGCTAGGGAAGTTGCTTTGCTTTTTAAATTTTTAGGTATTAGTTCAGATTATCAAAACTTGGCAATGATAGTATATAAGATTTTAAATAAAGAATTAAAACCAGAGTCAGTTATTGATTATATAAAAAATTTTAAATTTTAA
- a CDS encoding aminopeptidase, translated as MTKQNPWLSLNEEKKNNILEFAQKYKKFLSTVKTEREATNYAIQKAKEKGFISACQKKELKAGDKIFYTSRNKNIALVFIGKEPIENGMHFIVSHTDSPRLDAKPLPIIQENEFTMMKTNYYGGIKKYQWLSTPLSIRGIIFLQNGEQVEISIGDNNDDPVFVIPDILPHLDRKVQRDKKADDIIEGENLRIIIGSLPIESRDKEKVKFATLTLLKEKYNISEEDFVSAEIEIVPAGEAKDVGIDRALIGAYGQDDRVCAYTSLEAILNLEETPNKTAICFLVDKEEIGSTGSTGLQSRYLEYFVSDIIFKLKQEEYNNLIVHKTLWNSKSISADVCGAINPLFKVHDEQNAPKLGYGIPIMKYTGHGGKIMASDADAELVSYIRNLLDKNNIAWQVATLGKVEEGGGGTVAKFLAHYGIRTIDMGPGVISMHSPFEITSKFDIYTSYMAYKAFFKG; from the coding sequence ATGACTAAACAAAATCCTTGGCTGTCATTAAACGAAGAAAAGAAAAACAATATATTAGAGTTTGCTCAAAAATACAAGAAATTCTTAAGTACAGTAAAAACCGAACGAGAAGCTACCAACTATGCCATACAAAAAGCAAAAGAAAAAGGCTTCATCAGCGCTTGCCAAAAAAAAGAACTTAAAGCTGGAGACAAAATTTTCTACACATCTCGCAACAAAAACATAGCTCTTGTATTTATAGGAAAAGAACCTATTGAAAATGGAATGCATTTTATTGTCTCACACACAGATTCGCCAAGACTTGATGCTAAACCATTACCAATTATTCAAGAAAATGAATTTACAATGATGAAAACAAATTATTATGGTGGCATCAAAAAATATCAATGGCTATCTACTCCCCTATCAATAAGAGGAATAATATTTTTACAAAATGGAGAACAAGTAGAAATTAGCATTGGTGACAATAATGATGATCCTGTATTTGTAATTCCCGACATATTACCACACCTTGACAGAAAAGTTCAAAGAGACAAGAAAGCTGATGATATTATTGAAGGAGAAAATTTAAGAATCATAATTGGAAGTCTACCTATTGAGTCTAGAGACAAAGAAAAAGTAAAATTTGCTACTCTTACATTATTAAAAGAAAAATACAATATATCAGAAGAAGACTTTGTTTCAGCAGAAATAGAAATAGTACCAGCAGGAGAAGCAAAAGATGTAGGAATTGACAGAGCACTCATTGGAGCTTATGGACAAGACGATAGAGTTTGTGCTTATACATCACTAGAAGCTATCCTAAATTTAGAAGAAACACCAAATAAAACCGCTATATGTTTTTTAGTAGATAAAGAAGAGATTGGCTCAACTGGCTCAACTGGTTTGCAATCAAGATATCTTGAATATTTCGTATCAGATATAATATTTAAACTTAAACAAGAAGAATATAATAACCTTATTGTACACAAAACATTATGGAACTCAAAAAGCATATCTGCAGATGTTTGCGGAGCAATAAACCCTCTATTTAAAGTACATGATGAACAAAACGCACCAAAGCTAGGATATGGAATACCTATAATGAAATACACAGGTCATGGGGGTAAAATTATGGCCAGCGATGCTGATGCTGAACTTGTATCTTATATTAGAAATTTATTAGATAAAAACAATATAGCTTGGCAAGTAGCAACACTTGGAAAAGTAGAAGAAGGTGGAGGAGGAACTGTCGCAAAATTTTTAGCACACTATGGCATTAGAACAATAGATATGGGACCTGGAGTTATTAGCATGCATTCACCATTTGAAATAACCTCTAAATTTGACATATATACTTCTTATATGGCTTATAAAGCATTCTTTAAAGGATGA